The Bombus pascuorum chromosome 9, iyBomPasc1.1, whole genome shotgun sequence genome has a window encoding:
- the LOC132910509 gene encoding protein Star-like translates to MLYAVEPSFPPGELFWTGMEPVKAKMAPTGMPPVTGVLQPPTGSTLSGSTIANYKKSWWRRVASCLAFLAAFSTAMSLLLVWSEAAALRRQAFDANMTRDYVLNSVSMDNPELVAYIREVQLKPTTQQDPSNATQTTEERYVAGLTEGKREGVYVEYISRIGAISSTGWLERNLSWRGVLILTDPRSFFEAHRSTRNPKTRVLHACLSTDKDTKEITYHQESEVQVTKLGEGPNSLVSSDEGLPTTRLKCFPLYSVLLAYSATTLDYLSLDSPDAQDSQVLDTIPWETTRISVVSIRWSPHHSETETKSLIDKMTSRRYKLMYTTDTGNLIFSYNALLKI, encoded by the exons AATGGCTCCTACAGGGATGCCCCCAGTCACCGGTGTTCTACAGCCGCCCACGGGATCGACTCTGTCAGGGAGCACGATCGCAAACTACAAGAAAAGCTGGTGGAGAAGAGTGGCCTCCTGCTTGGCGTTTCTCGCCGCTTTTTCCACTGCCATGTCCTTGCTCCTGGTTTGGAGCGAGGCCGCGGCCTTGAG GAGGCAGGCGTTCGACGCCAACATGACCAGGGACTACGTGTTGAACAGCGTCTCGATGGACAACCCTGAATTAGTCGCGTACATCAGAGAAGTTCAATTGAAGCCAACGACGCAGCAGGATCCGTCGAACGCCACTCAAACCACGGAGGAGAGGTACGTGGCGGGTCTGACCGAGGGAAAACGCGAGGGCGTGTACGTGGAGTACATCAGCAGG ATAGGTGCCATTTCCAGTACGGGCTGGTTGGAACGTAACTTAAGTTGGAGAGGCGTTCTGATCCTGACCGATCCCAGAAGCTTCTTCGAGGCGCACAGAAGCACCAGAAATCCAAAGACCAGAGTTCTTCACGCTTGCCTCAGTACCGACAAGGATACCAAAGAA ATTACCTATCATCAAGAATCCGAGGTTCAAGTTACCAAGTTGGGCGAAGGGCCGAATAGCCTTGTGTCGTCGGACGAGGGTTTGCCGACCACGAGATTGAAATGCTTCCCTTTGTACAGCGTTTTATTGGCGTACAGTGCCACTACCTTGGATTACCTGAGTCTAGATAGTCCGGATGCGCAAGACAGTCAG GTTCTGGATACGATCCCCTGGGAGACGACCAGGATATCCGTAGTGTCTATCCGCTGGAGTCCTCACCACAGCGAAACCGAGACGAAAAGCCTGATCGATAAGATGACTAGCAGACGATACAAGCTGATGTACACGACCGACACCGGCAACTTGATCTTCTCGTACAACGCGTTGCTTAAGATTTGA